The genome window CCTTCGGTACTCGGCAAAATCAGCGGATAGGCTTGCATCTCTTCAAACTGGATCGCCGAAGAATGCCGATCATCCTGAGCAGACGACACAAAGTAAAAAGGCTCTTTTTTCAATGGCAGGATGGAAAAGTCATCGAGCTCAAGCGGGAAGCGCACAATCGCCAGCTCTATCAATCTTTCCCTAACCATCTTGCAGAGCTGTGCCGACTCATTTTGCTGAATTTTATAGGTAATGAGCGGATACCGCTCACTATATTTCCGTAATTCAGTAGCCAATATGTCGGAAGAAAGCGTATTGACCCCCATGCTCAATTTCCCGCGCACTCCCTCACCGATTTCCTTCACTTCCAATCGTGACTCTTCCATATATTTCACGATTTTTTGTGCATGCTTGTACAGGTTTGCACCCGCTTCCGTCAACTCCAACCCTTTTGGATGCCGGATCACCAATTCAACCCCTAGAGACTGCTCAAGGTTTTTCAGCTGTTGGCTTAAGGGAGGCTGTGCCATATGTAGTTTTTTCGCGGCTGCCGAGATCTTTTTCTCTTCTGCAATGGCAATGAAATAGCGCAGTTGCTTGATATCCATAACAAGCGGCTCCTTTTGTCTGTGAAGTGACCGCATGCGGTCGAACAAAACGGTCCTGGTCGTTTTGATATACGAAAAACATTATCAACACCAATATCATTAATATTTTTCATATAGATGCTCCTATAGTAGCATAGGCATATGCAGCACGAAAGGAGTGTCATGCAGCATGCTTCGAATCTCATGGCACTCATAGACGCTGGAGCAGACGTGAATCTCCAAGATGATCTTCTTGATAATCCTTTTTTATATGCAGGTGCCGAAGGTCTTCTGGAAATCGTCAAGCTCATCTGGAGTGACCCCACTACAGCGTGCGAAAAAAAGCGGGTATACGAAAATCGAGCAGATTTTGCTGAAAGCTGGAGCAAAATAAAAGCTCATTCATTCAGGAGGAAAGCGCTGTGAAATCAAATCCATTCATGCAGCAAGCAATCGAATTGGCGTACGAAAACACCTTGAAGAATCAAGGCAAACCTTTTGGTGCGGTCATTGTAAAAGACGGGAAAGTGATTGGAACCGGAGTAAACGATGTGCTCGCCACCCATGATGTGACGGCTCATGCCGAAATGCAGGCCATTCGGGAAGCATGTAAAACTTTGGACAGCCCTTCGCTCGAAGGCTGCGAAGTATACGCCAGTGGACAGCCTTGCCCCATGTGTCTCGCTGCGATCTACTGGACAGGCGCTAAAACCGTATATTATTCCTACACCGAGAAGGATGCCGCAGAGGTTGGAATGAGCACCAAATACGTTTATGAACAACTGGCGCTTCCTTATGAAAAACAAGCCTTGCCGATCTTGCACCTGAAGAATGAAGAGGAGTCCAAAAATCCATTCGCGCTATGGAAGCAAACCATGACGAACAAGTAAGGCAGACTGCTTTTTTCAGAAGCAAAGGAGAAGAAATTCGTGTCTAACCATTCCTCATTCCCACTGCTACTCGTTAACATGTTTCTCGCGATGCTCGGCATCGGACTCGTCATTCCGGTCTTGCCGCAGTTTCTGCATGAATTTGGCGCTGGTGGACAAGCAGCCGGTTATATGGTCTCCTGCTTTGGGCTCACTCAGTTTCTTTTCTCCCCCATTGCCGGCACTATCGCGGATAAGTACGGACGAAAGCCGATGATTGTCCTCGGGCTATGCTTGTTCGCTCTTTCCAACCTCACGGCAGCCATCGCTGACGATTTGCTGCTTTTGTTCGTGTCACGTCTGATCGGTGGTGCCGGCTCTGCCGCTCTGGTGCCATCCATCATGGCGTATGCGGCGGATATTACAACGAACGAGCAGCGTACCAAAGTCATGTCGTATATTGGCGCGTCCATGTCCTCCGGTTTTATCATCGGGCCAGGTGTCGGGGGATTGCTCGCTGAGTACGGCATGCGTGCGCCTTTTTACGCCTCTGCGTGCATCGGTGTTCTCGCGATGATCGGCAGCATGATCTTTTTGCCTGAGTCGCTTTCGTTGGAAAAGCGTTTGACGCGCCAGCAATCCAAGGAAAAAAAGCCCAACGTTTTCCTGCAGCTTGCCTTATCGATCAAATCTCGTTTTTTTGTTCTGCTATTCCTTGTCTTTGCAGTTACCTTCGGCCTTACCCACTTTGAAGCGATTTACCCTCTATACGTTGTTCAAAAGTATGGCTTTACCACCCGTGACATCGCCATCTTGTTCACGCTATGCTCTTTGATTGCCACGTTCAATCAAGTGATGCTGACTACCCGGCTCATTCGACGATTCGGGGAAAAGAAAACGATCAATTTCACATTGCTGTTGTCTTCGATCTCGCTTGTCTTTCTGATCTTCTTTGGTCATTTTTTGTATGTGATGTTCATCACGATGCTGTTTTTCACTTGCAACAACATCTTGCGGCCAACGATCAATACCCTTCTTTCCAAGAGAGCCGGGGAAGAACAGGGATTCGTCGCTGGAATGAACAATGCTTATATGAGTCTGGGCAATATTTTCGGACCCGCACTTGCCGGCTTCCTGTTCGATGTGCAAATCAATTTGCCTTATCTGTTTGGAGCATTGGTCCTTTTGGTTGCCTACTTCGTCTCTGTCAAGTGGATCGAGAGGAAGAAAGCTGTCACAAGCATGGAATGGAATTAACGGAGGCACTTTTCGCCCCCTTTGACGGTTCCGTTTTTTTCCACATTTCCTTACAATAAGATTCGATGAATTCACCAGGAGGAGGGGCATTTCCTTGCGAATCAGTGAATTGTCAAAGATAACCGGTGCGAGTGCCAGGTCCATCCGCCATTACGAAAAGAAAAACCTGCTGTCTTCCGTTCGGCTGGAAAATGATTATCGGGTGTTCGATGAGTCTGCCATCAGGCGGATTCGGATTATCCAATTATATTTAGGGCTAGGCCTGACCACCGAGCAAATCGAGGAAATCCTCCGAGGCGAGGAAAGCGCTCCGTCCGACTACGCCTTTTGCACCGAAATGCTCGACTTGTATCAGGAGAAGCTGGATCAGGTCAATCGTCAGCTGGACGCCTTAGGAGCGCTCAAAGACCGATTGGAGTACCAGATCCAAACGATGGTCGATAAGCGAGAAAGCAAAGAGAGATCCCAGTCAGTTGGATGACCGGGATCTCTTTTTGCGTCAGCGCTTTCGCAGCAGTCCCCTGATAGCTATTGGGAAAATTGCCTACAATAATCACCCTTCGACTGTTATATGTGTAATTGTGTGCATTGGTCTCGAATTTTTTATTTAAAATTTATCTTTCTAGAAAAAAATTGAGTAAACACTACTTATTTACATATAACTATTTGCCTATGTATTTAATTACAAATATTGACTCACTAGGTCAATGCTTCTAATATTAATGTTGATTACTGACGAAGTATGTCGATTTTTGTAAATATTCTAATAGGCCTGTTAGAATCCTTACCAATGATTTCATATTCCTTTCCCATTTGCCATTTGAAAGGCCCAGATCCATTCGTAGCATCCATAGTTAACGACGTTAGAAGTGAACTCCTTTTTGAAAGGAGTTCTTATTTTAAAAAAATGATTGAGGTGATTTTTTGTGAAATTGACTATTGGGAAGAAGTTGATTGGCTCTTTTTTAATTATTGCGATATTACTAGGAATTACGAGTGCAATCTCATCGTATTACCTGCAAAAAATTGACGAAGCAGATACGGATTTGATTGAAAGACGTGCTGTCATTCTATCTAATGTCCAAAAAATACAAGTGGAAATGTCCAAAGAAACTAGCAGATTACGCGGATATTTGCTTACACGGGAACAGGAATTCTCAAATGGTGTACATACTTCTTACGATGCATCAACTAGTCTCATCCGAGAGACTCGTAGTCTGTCTCAAATTAAAGAATTACAAGAGGGATTGCAAGCATTAGAGGAATTAAATCATGAATTCAAGCAGAAATATGATCGGCTGTTTACCATGGTTCAAAGTAACCAATCCGAAATCGAACTAATGGATTACTATAAGCAAGAAGTATTACCTTTAGGCAGACTACTTGATTCGCAAGTAGAAAAGCTAGCCACTTATCAACTACAATCCATGAATGAAGCCAGTAAAAGAAACACAGCGCTCGTCGATTCTGCAATTGCAAATGTCGCCTCGCTTAGTGTTTTTGCCTTTGTCTTAGCGATTTTGATTGGCTATTTTAGTTCAAGGATGATCACCAAGCCTATAGTAGCCATTGCCAAAGTCGCTGAGCGAATCGCTTCCGGTGATTTAACCGTAGAGGACATTCGTGTGAAAAATAGAGATGAAATAGGTAATCTTGCTATATCGTTCAAACAAATGGCTGATAATCTCCGTGATTTGGTTCGGCAAATCAGCATCAGCTCTGAACATGTGGTTATGTCCTCAGAAGAGCTAACGGCAAGTGCAGGACAATCCAGTAAGGCCACTGAAACGATCACGTTGACTATCCAGGAAATTTCGGCAAATACCGAAAAGCAATCGCAAAGTGTACAAGAAAGTGTTGTAGCCATCAACGAAATGTCATCAGGCATCCAGCAAATTGCGTCAAGTGCTCAAATGACTTCTTCTTTATCCGTCCAAACGTCTCAAAAAGCGTTGGAAGGAAATCGAGCAATACAAACGACAGTCAAGCAAATGGATTCTATCCATAGCACAATGAATCATTTAGCGAAATCAGTAAGGGAAATGGAAGGGCATTCTAAAGGAATTGCACAAATTGTGGAGGTCATATCTGACATTTCCGCACAAACGAATTTGTTAGCATTAAACGCTGCAATAGAATCGGCTAGAGCAGGAGAACAAGGTCGCGGGTTTGCAGTGGTCGCTGATGAGGTTCGTAAACTAGCGGAACAATCTACGCAATCTGCCGAAAAAATTGCACATTTGGTAACTACGATCGAAAGTTACACTCATAAGGTGGTTGAATCGATGGAAGCCGGAGTGAAAGAGGTAAATGAAGGCATTCAAGTCGTTCATGCCGCTGGGCAATTGTTCGAAGATATTAAGCAAAATATTGACGAAGTTTCAGGGCAAGTTCAAGAAATATCGGCAGCTTCCCAACAAATATCAGCAAGCACGGAGCAAGTCATTCATTCGATTGAAGAAATTTCAGAGGGATCAAAACATATAGCCTCGGAATCACAAAATGTATCCGCCTCTGCGGAAGAGCAATTGGCTTCGATGGAGGAAATCACATCCTCTTCTGCCTCATTGACGAAAATGGCAGAAGAACTGCAAGATACGGTTGGAAAATTTAATGTTTAATGCAATTAGGCTTCCAAACATGTCATAAATATTCAGGTGACTTATGTTTCAAATGCCGAAAACAAAAACTCGGAAAATATTGAAACTGGAGAACTCTTTTCCACTCGGCACTATATACATTGTTGTTTTTGTGCTAACGGTGTGGATTGATGGTTACGTCTTTCCAGAAAAGAATTTATTAGCTTTGTATTTGTTTAATATTATAATTGCAGGGACCATTTTTTGGAGAAGCCTCGCTTTTCAAATCATCATGACTGGCTTACTTACATGGCTCTACTATTATTTCGCACCATTTCCCGCTCCAAATATGGAAATAATTATCATTCGCGGGCTAACTCATTTTTTAGCTATACTTTCTATTTCCATGATAATCAAATATTACAAAAGAGAAAATGAAAGTACACTAAATTTAGCCCTTGCCCTAGCAAAATCACTAGATGCCAGAGATAAATATACAGCGCTCCACTCTGAACATGTGGCTAACTACGCCTGCATGATTGCTAAAGAGATGGGATTATCACGAAAAAAATGTGAACAAATACATTTGGGAGGTCTATTGCACGATATAGGTAAGATTGGTATTTCCGAGTCTATCCTGTTGAAACCATCGAGACTGACATTGGAAGAATATGAGCTTATTAAACAGCATCCAGCCATCGGTTATCAAATGGTCAAGCATATTACGTTCTTCCAAAAAAACGGCATTCTTGATGCCATCTTGTATCATCATGAACACTTTGACGGAACTGGGTATCCTCAGGGGCTAAAGGGGAAGCAAATTCCCCTGATAGCCCGGATATTGGCAGTCGCAGATTCGTTTGACGCAATGACATCGAGCCGAGTCTATCGGGATAAATCGGATAAGAACCACGCTATTGATCAATTAAAGAAGAATGCAGGAACACAGTTTGATCCTGCAATCGTGGATGTGTTCATCAACATCATAGCTGATCGGTCAGGCGGGAGAAAGCATCCATGCCATAGCCTGCATCGATCGCCTGGCGGGCAATGGCATAGGCTGCGCTGAGCACGCTGGCATCGATGCCGTTGTGTTTGGCCGCGTGGATAATGTGCTCCATTCCTGCCGCTGCAGAGTTGAGGTTTGACTTGTCTCCCGGAAAGCTGTCTTCCTCCACGTGCTCCGCCATATATTCCATGATGTCAGGCAGGATGGCGACGATTCCTTGCGCGTACCGGGCAAACTCCCTGGGAGAGATATTCTCCGCGCGAGCCAGGGCGAGGGCGTGCACATACCCGCTCATGGTGGTCCAGAACAGGTCGAGCAGGGAGACGTCAAAAGCCGCTGCCCGGCCATGGTCATCCCCCAGGTACGATGCCGTACCGCCTATACTCGCCAAAGTCGGCTGGTGCACCGAGTAGACCGCTTCTGAGCCGCTGTACAAGACGACCGCAGCAGGCGTTCCTATCGTCGGGGTAGGAGTCATGATCGCTCCATCGAGGTAATCGATCCCTCTATCCGCTGCCCATTTCGCCATCGATCGGGCACGGTCCGGCGAGTCAGCCGTGAGATTGACCAATGTTTTCCCGCTCAGCGCCTCTCCCTCATGTCCGAGAATGGCTTCCACCGCGTGGTAATCCAGCACGCAGATCACAACGAGCGGACTCGCTTCGATCGCGTCCCTGACTGTCTGTGCGAGAGTGGCCCCCCTGGCGACGACTGCATCAGCCTTTCCCGCGGTGCGGTTCCAAACCGTTACAGGATGACCATTTTGCAAAAAGGCTCCTGCCAGCGCCTGACCCATGGGCCCCATGCCGATGACCGTGACCGATGACCGCTTGCTTGTTTGGTTATTTTCCATGGGGGTGACCTCCGTTCCTCTTCATCTCTTCAAACACACGCGTAAACGCATCGGCGCCATAGCCTTCCTCAACCATTTGCTTGGCGATCGCATGGATCGGAACCAGCCAGTCGGGTGAAATCCCCATTTCCTCGCTTGATTGGACGATGTTTTCCAGCCCGAGCCGGTTGACCGCCATGTTGGATACCTCCGTCGCATGGTTGCCCTCATCCAATGCGCGGGCGGTTTCGGGGTCCGTCAGCAGAGGAACGATCAGATGCTGGATCCAGTTGCTCGCATAAGGCAGGAATTCCGCTGCGGTGACGTTGGCTGTGCTCAGCATGGCATGGGCATGGAAGTAGCTGTACCAAGCACCATAAAGCATGCTCAGGAGCGCCAAGTCATACAGCAGAGGAACACCGGTATCTGGACCGAGATAGGTCGTGTTGCCCCCCAGCTGTTTCAGCAGTTGCTCGTGCGCATCAAAAACAGACTTCGGCCCCCCGTAGAAAATCAGTGCATCTGGAGCTCCGATCATGGGCGGAATCGCCATAATGGCACCGTCGAGATAGTCGATTCCCCGCTCGGTTGCCCACTGCAGTGTTTGGCGAGCCCGCTCTGGCGTTCCTGTCGTCAGGTTGATCAGGACTTTCCCCTTCATCTCCGCATTCAGCGGGGCGAACAGCTCATGCATGACCTCATAAGTAGTCAGGCAGACGACGACTACATCACTTGCGGATACCGCTTCGGCCAAGGACTGCGCGCGGTATGCACCTTTTCCAACCAGCTCATCCCCTTTTTCGCTTGAACGGTTCCAGACCGTAGTTGGATGACCCCCTTTCAGAAATGCGCCTGCAAGTGCCACGCCCATATTCCCCAATCCAATGACCGACACCGAGGTCAGCTTTTTCTCAGCCGAATCGGCTGCCCTGTTCTCGTGAAGCTCTTTCCTCATCCTTTTCCACTCCCATTCACTGATTGAATTTCGCTTCATCCTGACTCTAAGGGATGACACTAGTGTGAAGGTCAATGGGGGAATGGGCATGAAACTGCAAAAAAAAAAGAGATCTGCCAGCTGGGAATCTGGCGACCTCTTCTCGCGTTTATGGCTCTTGGCTATTTTTCCAGCGCTGCTTCTACGGCAGCGATCGCATGGATCTGGGTTGTATCGTACACCGGCACCGTGCAGTCCGCCTGCGAAATCAACAGCCCGATTTCCGTGCAGCCGAGGATGATCGCCTCCGCGCCTGCTTCGATCAAATCTGCAACAATCTTTAAATAAGCCTGCTTGGAGTCTTCCCGAATGACGCCTCGACACAGCTCTTCGTAAATGATCGCATGAACCGTCTGCCTGCCCTCTTCGTCTGGGGTGAGGACCTCCAGTCCGTGCGTATCCCGCAGCCTGCCTTTATAAAAATCTTGCTCCATGGTAAAGCGCGTCGCGAGCAGCCCCACGCGCCGGTGACCATCCGCCTTGATCTTGCTGGCCGTGGCATCGGCGATATGTACAAATGGCAGCGTCGTCGCCCCCAAAATGTGGTCGGCCAGCTTGTGCATCGTATTGGTGCACAAAATGATCAGATCAGCGCCTGCCGCCTCCAGACTTCTCGCCGCATCCGCCATATGCTCGCCGGCTTCCTCCCACTTCCCTGCATGCTGCAATTCCTCGATCTGCGCGAAGTCCACGGAGTACAGAATGCATTTGGCCGAGTGTAAGCCCCCCAGCCGATCTCTCACTGCCTCGTTTACCAGCTGGTAATAGACCTGGGACGATTCCCAGCTCATTCCGCCGATGAGTCCGATTGTTTTCATCTGTGTAATCCCTCCTGCTCTCATGCCTCTTCCAGCTCTTTGATTTTCTCCAATCGATTCATGTTGCCCATAAACGGGGTGCGGAGCCACGTTTTCACGATCTCATAGCCCAGCGCGCGCCCGATCATCATTTCCCCTAGCGCCAGCACATTGGAGTCGTTATAAAGGCGCGTCTGTTCAGCCGAAAACGTATCGTGCACCAGTGCGCAGCGCACTCCCCTTACTTTGTTCGCTGCGATGGACATCCCGATCCCCGTCCCGCATACGAGAATTCCCCGATCAACATTACCGGAAGCAACAGCTTTTCCCACCATTTCAGCGTAGTCCGGGTACCCTATTGCGTAATCGTCCGACATTGGATCAGTGCAGCCAAAATCATGGATGGCGACCAAATCGGCAGCCAGCTTTTCCAGGAGGTATTGCTTGAGGGCGAATCCGCCGCGGTCTGATGCCAAGGCAATTTTCAACGCTATCTCTCCCCTCGTTTCCCTACAGACTTCGAAAGGCCGTTTTCAACAAGGCGCGCGCTCTGCTCGCATCGAGCGAGGTATCAAGCGGTATGCCCAGTTCTCTCGCCCTTTCTTCGGACAGCACGTCCTCTTTCACCAGATCCGGGTTCAAGCCTAGTCGCGCCGCCATTTTCCGGCAAAATGAGTAATAGCTCTCCTTCCTTGCCGGTCCCAAGTGAAGCGTGCCTGTGTATGCGCTCGGCACCAGCTCCGCTATCGCCCGAGCCAGGTCCTCGACGTGGACAAAGGATTTGAAGAGGTTGCCCGTACGGACCACTTCACGACCTTCCAGCTCGGAAGCCAGCGAGCTCACTCTCTTGTCCCATACATCTGCTCCATTTTTCCCATAGATCGGGCCGTAGCGCAGGATGAGATGGTTTTCACTCCTCCCGCGAACAAGCTCCTCCCCCTTTATTTTGGCGAGACAGTAGCCTGCCAGCGGATTTCGTTCATCGAGCAGCCCGGTTTCTTCCTCTTCCGTGAAAGGTCCTGTTTTTTGACCGAATACCCCATCTGTAGAAAGATACATGATTTTCGAATGTTCAGGCACACTTTTCAATAATGTTTCCATGCCTTGTTCGATCAATTCAAGGGCGTCGACGCTGTCTACTCCCCGCAGCGACCAGACGACCACATCAGGCTGGAGCCGATTGATCAGCGCAGCAAAGGAGCGATCATCCTTCACGTCGATTCGAGCCAGATCAGCATGTACGGATGACGAATAGCAGGTACCTACTATCTCGTTCGCTTGGTCGTGCCTCAGTTCCTGCAAGATTTGCGCTCCCAAATAACCGCTTGCGCCCAACAAAAGCACCCTGCGCTTTGCCATTTCGGTCTTCCTCCTAACCTCTCTGCAATCCTCCATGTCTTTTTCCTTATTGTTCCAGTACAATATATCGCAGAGCAGTCGAAGAATCTAGTAAAAAGACGTGTAGTAGGGAGTGGATGTAACCGTGAGCAAAAAGTTCGTATTGGCTGGCGGCTCCGGCTTTCTAGGGAATGCCTTGGCTGATGATTTGACAGAAAGAGGTCATGAGGTCGTCATCTTGACTCGAGGAAAATCGCGGACGGACCGCTCCATCCGCTATGTACAGTGGGACGGCGCTACGCCCGGTGATTGGACGCATGAAATGGACGGGTGCCATGCCGTGGTCAACTTTACGGGCAAAAGCGTGAACTGCCTGTACACCTCCAAAAACAAGGACGAAATCATTCGCTCCAGGCTGGACTCCGTGCGCGTCCTGACAGATGCCATTCTAAGCTGCGAGCACCCTCCTGCCGTTTTCGTCCAGGCCGGATCTCTCGCCATCTTCGGAGATACCGAACAGGAATGCGACGAAAATGCTCCGCACGGTACCGGCTTCTCCGTCAACGTCTGCGAGCGATGGGAGGAAGCCTTTTTTGCCCGTGAACTGCCGCAAACGAGAAAGGTGCTCCTGCGCATCGGCTTCGCCCTCGGGAAGCATGGCGGCGCCCTCGAGCCTCTAGCCAAGCTGGCCTCGCTCGGGCTTGGCGGCACGGTCGGCAGCGGCAGCCAGTACATCAGCTGGCTGCATGTCGATGACTTGAATGAGATGTTTCGGTTTGTCATCGAAAACGAGCAAGTCAGCGGCATTCTCAATGCTACGGGACCGAATCCCGTGACGAATCGGGAGTTCATGAAGACACTTCGCAACGTGCTTGGCAAGGGCTGGGCCCCGCCGACTCCCGCTCCCTTCGTCATGCTGGGTGCCTACCTCGTCATGCGGACAGACCCGAGCCTGGCTCTCACGGGCCGCAACTGCGTTCCGACCAAGCTGCTTTCGCACGGCTTTTCCTTTGGCTACACCAATCTGGAAGAAGCACTGCGCGACTTGCTCGTACCCCAAAGAGTAAATGACTGAGTGAGCGCGACCGAAACGACAAAAGGCAGCGGTTGACGTCTTGGACGGCCGCTGCCTTTGCTCATTTAGGTTCCGCAGAAGGTTTGATACGGATAGGTGGATGGCGCAGGCAATGCAGCGTACTCATCCTGTTCGGGGGCGTACGCAAACGGATTCGAAAGAGCATCGAGCAGCCGCTCCATCACGCTGATGTCTCCTTCCACCGCGGCTTCCAGCGCTTCTTCTACACGGTGGTTGCGAGGGATGATCGCAGGATTGCTGCTTTTCATCCTTTGAAGCGAGTCGGCTTTGGACTGCGGCTGTCTGTCCCATCTCGCTTGCCACAGCTTTAGCCACTCGGAAAATTCCTGGGTCCCGAACATGGGCGTATCCTCTGGCTTTTCAAGCGTCAGGGCGCGGAAGGTGTTGGTGTAGTCCGCCTGATGCTGTTCCATCAAGCGGAGCAAGCCTTCCACGAGGGAGCCGTCCTGCTCTTCTTCGTTGAAGATCCCCAGCTTTCCTCTCATGCCTGCGAGCCATTCGCCGGAATACTGCTTTGAAAAGTCCGCGAGAGCCGCCTCAGCCAGCTTGACTGCCTGCTCTGGGTCCTTGTACAGCAAAGGGAGCAGCGTTTCCGCAAATCTCGCGAGGTTCCAGACCGCTATATAGGGTTGGTTGGCATACGCGTAGCGCCCTTGCTCGTCAATCGAACTGAAAACGGTGGCAGGGTCAAACGTGTCCATGAACGCGCAAGGACCATAATCAATGGTTTCTCCGCTGAGAGCCATGTTGTCCGTGTTCATCACCCCGTGGATGAATCCGACCAGCTGCCATTTGGCGATGAGCGCAGCT of Brevibacillus choshinensis contains these proteins:
- a CDS encoding LysR family transcriptional regulator — protein: MDIKQLRYFIAIAEEKKISAAAKKLHMAQPPLSQQLKNLEQSLGVELVIRHPKGLELTEAGANLYKHAQKIVKYMEESRLEVKEIGEGVRGKLSMGVNTLSSDILATELRKYSERYPLITYKIQQNESAQLCKMVRERLIELAIVRFPLELDDFSILPLKKEPFYFVSSAQDDRHSSAIQFEEMQAYPLILPSTEGLGVYHMILEEFSRRNLEVNLLSECSDIPMLLELVSSGFGATIVPEVVLKMHKGHELKATRMDDTHLSAASGIIWLKDHYLSMAARHFIEQIK
- a CDS encoding nucleoside deaminase, encoding MKSNPFMQQAIELAYENTLKNQGKPFGAVIVKDGKVIGTGVNDVLATHDVTAHAEMQAIREACKTLDSPSLEGCEVYASGQPCPMCLAAIYWTGAKTVYYSYTEKDAAEVGMSTKYVYEQLALPYEKQALPILHLKNEEESKNPFALWKQTMTNK
- a CDS encoding MFS transporter, with protein sequence MSNHSSFPLLLVNMFLAMLGIGLVIPVLPQFLHEFGAGGQAAGYMVSCFGLTQFLFSPIAGTIADKYGRKPMIVLGLCLFALSNLTAAIADDLLLLFVSRLIGGAGSAALVPSIMAYAADITTNEQRTKVMSYIGASMSSGFIIGPGVGGLLAEYGMRAPFYASACIGVLAMIGSMIFLPESLSLEKRLTRQQSKEKKPNVFLQLALSIKSRFFVLLFLVFAVTFGLTHFEAIYPLYVVQKYGFTTRDIAILFTLCSLIATFNQVMLTTRLIRRFGEKKTINFTLLLSSISLVFLIFFGHFLYVMFITMLFFTCNNILRPTINTLLSKRAGEEQGFVAGMNNAYMSLGNIFGPALAGFLFDVQINLPYLFGALVLLVAYFVSVKWIERKKAVTSMEWN
- a CDS encoding MerR family transcriptional regulator — translated: MRISELSKITGASARSIRHYEKKNLLSSVRLENDYRVFDESAIRRIRIIQLYLGLGLTTEQIEEILRGEESAPSDYAFCTEMLDLYQEKLDQVNRQLDALGALKDRLEYQIQTMVDKRESKERSQSVG
- a CDS encoding methyl-accepting chemotaxis protein, with the protein product MKLTIGKKLIGSFLIIAILLGITSAISSYYLQKIDEADTDLIERRAVILSNVQKIQVEMSKETSRLRGYLLTREQEFSNGVHTSYDASTSLIRETRSLSQIKELQEGLQALEELNHEFKQKYDRLFTMVQSNQSEIELMDYYKQEVLPLGRLLDSQVEKLATYQLQSMNEASKRNTALVDSAIANVASLSVFAFVLAILIGYFSSRMITKPIVAIAKVAERIASGDLTVEDIRVKNRDEIGNLAISFKQMADNLRDLVRQISISSEHVVMSSEELTASAGQSSKATETITLTIQEISANTEKQSQSVQESVVAINEMSSGIQQIASSAQMTSSLSVQTSQKALEGNRAIQTTVKQMDSIHSTMNHLAKSVREMEGHSKGIAQIVEVISDISAQTNLLALNAAIESARAGEQGRGFAVVADEVRKLAEQSTQSAEKIAHLVTTIESYTHKVVESMEAGVKEVNEGIQVVHAAGQLFEDIKQNIDEVSGQVQEISAASQQISASTEQVIHSIEEISEGSKHIASESQNVSASAEEQLASMEEITSSSASLTKMAEELQDTVGKFNV
- a CDS encoding HD-GYP domain-containing protein, whose product is MPKTKTRKILKLENSFPLGTIYIVVFVLTVWIDGYVFPEKNLLALYLFNIIIAGTIFWRSLAFQIIMTGLLTWLYYYFAPFPAPNMEIIIIRGLTHFLAILSISMIIKYYKRENESTLNLALALAKSLDARDKYTALHSEHVANYACMIAKEMGLSRKKCEQIHLGGLLHDIGKIGISESILLKPSRLTLEEYELIKQHPAIGYQMVKHITFFQKNGILDAILYHHEHFDGTGYPQGLKGKQIPLIARILAVADSFDAMTSSRVYRDKSDKNHAIDQLKKNAGTQFDPAIVDVFINIIADRSGGRKHPCHSLHRSPGGQWHRLR
- a CDS encoding NAD(P)-dependent oxidoreductase, encoding MENNQTSKRSSVTVIGMGPMGQALAGAFLQNGHPVTVWNRTAGKADAVVARGATLAQTVRDAIEASPLVVICVLDYHAVEAILGHEGEALSGKTLVNLTADSPDRARSMAKWAADRGIDYLDGAIMTPTPTIGTPAAVVLYSGSEAVYSVHQPTLASIGGTASYLGDDHGRAAAFDVSLLDLFWTTMSGYVHALALARAENISPREFARYAQGIVAILPDIMEYMAEHVEEDSFPGDKSNLNSAAAGMEHIIHAAKHNGIDASVLSAAYAIARQAIDAGYGMDAFSRLTDQL
- a CDS encoding NAD(P)-dependent oxidoreductase — encoded protein: MRKELHENRAADSAEKKLTSVSVIGLGNMGVALAGAFLKGGHPTTVWNRSSEKGDELVGKGAYRAQSLAEAVSASDVVVVCLTTYEVMHELFAPLNAEMKGKVLINLTTGTPERARQTLQWATERGIDYLDGAIMAIPPMIGAPDALIFYGGPKSVFDAHEQLLKQLGGNTTYLGPDTGVPLLYDLALLSMLYGAWYSYFHAHAMLSTANVTAAEFLPYASNWIQHLIVPLLTDPETARALDEGNHATEVSNMAVNRLGLENIVQSSEEMGISPDWLVPIHAIAKQMVEEGYGADAFTRVFEEMKRNGGHPHGK
- a CDS encoding aspartate/glutamate racemase family protein — encoded protein: MKTIGLIGGMSWESSQVYYQLVNEAVRDRLGGLHSAKCILYSVDFAQIEELQHAGKWEEAGEHMADAARSLEAAGADLIILCTNTMHKLADHILGATTLPFVHIADATASKIKADGHRRVGLLATRFTMEQDFYKGRLRDTHGLEVLTPDEEGRQTVHAIIYEELCRGVIREDSKQAYLKIVADLIEAGAEAIILGCTEIGLLISQADCTVPVYDTTQIHAIAAVEAALEK
- a CDS encoding RpiB/LacA/LacB family sugar-phosphate isomerase — protein: MKIALASDRGGFALKQYLLEKLAADLVAIHDFGCTDPMSDDYAIGYPDYAEMVGKAVASGNVDRGILVCGTGIGMSIAANKVRGVRCALVHDTFSAEQTRLYNDSNVLALGEMMIGRALGYEIVKTWLRTPFMGNMNRLEKIKELEEA
- a CDS encoding sugar nucleotide-binding protein, with translation MAKRRVLLLGASGYLGAQILQELRHDQANEIVGTCYSSSVHADLARIDVKDDRSFAALINRLQPDVVVWSLRGVDSVDALELIEQGMETLLKSVPEHSKIMYLSTDGVFGQKTGPFTEEEETGLLDERNPLAGYCLAKIKGEELVRGRSENHLILRYGPIYGKNGADVWDKRVSSLASELEGREVVRTGNLFKSFVHVEDLARAIAELVPSAYTGTLHLGPARKESYYSFCRKMAARLGLNPDLVKEDVLSEERARELGIPLDTSLDASRARALLKTAFRSL